AGACGGTGGCCTGCCTCGGCGGAAAGGTGACCGTCCCGCTCCTCGAGGCGGCGACCGCTCTCCGGGGCTCGCAGGTCGAAGAGTACCTGGTGCCGGCACTTGAGGACGGGCTTTTGGTGATCGAGTCGTCGGAGTCGGGGGGCGCGGTGGGGTTCAGGCACGACCGGGTGCAGCAGGCGGCATACGCCCGCATGGAGCACGGGGCGCGCCTTGCGCTGCACCTGTCGCTCGGGAGATCCCTGGCCCCCCTTCCGGAGTTCCTCATCCTGGCGGCGGAGCAGTATCTGGCCGCGCTTCATCTGGTGCAGGATCCGCTGGAGTGCCGGAGGGCGGTGCTGCTCTTTCGGGATGCGGCGGCGAAGACGAAGAACCTCAATTTCACCATTACACAGCGCATCGTTGCGGCGGCTCTGGAACTCCTGCAGAGAATCAACAATCCTGAGGACACCCTTCTCTTTCTCCAGATGGAAAGGGAGTACCACGCGGCATTGTACAGCCTTGCGCGCCTCGACGAGGCGGACGAGGTCTATCGCTCCATCCAAATGCGCTCCCCCGATCCGGTGGAGCTCGCCGGGGCGGCGTGGCTCCAGGTGTGCAGCCTCACCAACAGGGGGCGCGCGGCGGAGGCGGTGGCGCTCGGGCTCGGGGTCCTGCGTACGCTCGGTGTCGCGGTCCCGCAGCAGCACGAACTTTGCGGGGAGATCGAGCGGGGACTGGACCTCCTTGAGAAATGGGGTGCGCAGGCGAGCGTTGCGGAGGACCTGGCGCGAGGCGACGTCGACGACCCGCGCATCCTGGCAATCGCCCGCCTGATCAACCGGATGATTCCCCCCTCCTATTTTAGCGGGCAGGAAGTCACCCCGTGGCTCTTCCTGGTGGCCCAGCGCCTGTGGGTGGAAAACGGCCCATGTGCCGCGCTGATAGGTCCCCTGAGCCACGCGAGCTTTATGACGGTGGCGGTGAGGGAGGACTTCCACACCGGGTACCGAGTGGTGCGACACGCGGTCGCCGTGAGCGAGGCGCGTCGCTACGAGCCCGATACCTCCCAGGCCCTCTTCCTCTTTTCCCTGAGCTCCGGGGTCTGGTTCGAGCCTCTGGAGGAAAGCTTCCGGCTCGCGCAGCGCAGCCACGAGGGGCTCCTGCAGGGGGGCGACCTGCAAAATGCCTGTTTTACCTACTACTCCTCCATTCCCGCCTTCTTCGAGTGTGCAGACACCCTCCTGGAATTCACCTCCATGCTGGAGCCGTGTCTCGCCTTTTCCGCACGCACCGGAAATGCCCAATGCCTGACGGCCTTCAACTACTACCAGGAAGTTGCCGACATGCTGGCTCGAGGTGTGGCGCCAAAGCCGTCGGAGCCGGAAATGAACGGGACCGTCGCGGCGCAGCGCCTCTTCACCCGCGCCATGATGACGGCTCTGCTGGGAAATATGGCGGAGCTCGTGCGGTACGCCGGCGATGCGATGCAGCTCCTCCCTTACCTCGCCGCCTGCTACGTCACGGCACTCTTTCATCTTTTCCAGGGACTGGCGCTGGCTCACAGGATACGGCAGGATGCGGGGGAGGCGCGGGACGCGCTTCTCGCCGAACTCGCGCTCTCCCGCGAATGGTTGGCGCGGCGTGCCGCCGATGCTCCGGAGAACTTCCGGCATCTGGTGCATTTCCTTGACGCGGAGCGGGCGTGGTCTGTTGGGGAGGTGCGACAAGCGTTATGCGCTTTCGAGGAGGCCATGACTGAGGCTGAAATGCGCCGGCGCCCCTGGCACCGCGCGCTCATCACGGAGCGGGCCGCGCTCTGCCACCTGGATCACGGGCTGGAGCGGAGCGGACGGCACCTCCTGTCCGAGGCCCTGTCCCACTACCGCAAGTGGGGAGCCGAGGCGAAGGTGCTGCAACTGGAAGAGCGCTATCCTTTCCTGCGGGCACCCCGTGCCGTGCCGCGGGGGGAGGATTCGCGCTACGGCGTCTCCTCCGATCAGGTGGACATGCTGGCGATCCTGCGCGGCTCGCAGGCCCTCTCCTCCGAGACGAGCCTGGAAAGGGTGCGCGCCCAGGTAGTCGAGCTCCTCGGCGCCATGACCGGCGCCTCCGGAGTCTCCCTGGTGCTCTGGCAGGAGGGGAGCGGATGGTGTCTGCTTCCGGAGGAAGGGGAGGCGCTTCCCCTGGAAGAGGGGGCGCGGGAGCGGATCCTCCCGGTGGCGATATTCCGCTACGTGGAGCGGACCCGGGAGCCGCTCCTCGTGCACGATGTGAAGAGGGATGATCGCTTCGCCTTCGACGGCTACTTCTTCCCGCTGGAGTGCTGCTCGGTCCTTGCCCTTCCGATCCTGAACCAGGGGGTGCTGCGCGCCGTCCTTCTCCTGGAGAACCGCCTGAGCCGCGGCGCCTTCACCGACGAGGGGCTGGACGCGGTGAAGCTTCTCGCCGGACAGCTCGCGGTGTCGCTGGAAAACGCCCTCCTGTACCAGAAGCTGGAGGAACGGGTGCGGCAGCGCACGGCGGAGCTCTCCGCGGCACAAAGCGAGCTCATGGCGACGGCGCGGCAGGCGGGGATGGCGGAGATCGCCACGAACGTCCTGCACAACGTGGGGAACGTGCTAAACAGCGTCAATATCTCTGCCGGGATCGTGATGCATGCCATGGCCTCGTCGAAGTCGCGGGAGCTCGGGAAGACGGTGGAGCTGGTGAAGGAGCACTCGGCGGATCTCCCTCTTTTCCTTTCGCACGATCCGAGGGGGAGGCTCCTCCCGGCGTACCTGGAAAAGCTCTCCCGGGCGCTGGACGAGGAGCAGCGCTCCGTAATGGGGGAGCTGTCGCGCCTGGTGGGGAGTGTGGACCACATAAAGGAGATCGTGGCCGCGCAGCAGTCGTATGCGCGTGGCACGAGCCTCATGGAGCCGACGCGGGTGAGCGACCTCGTGGAGGACGCGCTGCGCATGAACAGCGGTGCGCTGCAGCGTCATCAGGTGACGGTGCTGAAGGATTTTGCGGAAATCCCGTCGGTCCCCCTGGACAAGGCGCGGGTGCTGCAGATTCTCGTGAACCTGATCAGCAACGCGAAGTACGCCATGGACAGCCATCGAACGGAGACTGCTCTGATGACGCTGCGGACGGAGGTCGTGGAAGGGTGCCTGCGGATATCGGTGGCGGACTGCGGGGAGGGGATCGCGCCGGAGAACCTGTTGCGGATCTTCAGCCACGGCTTCACCACCCGCAAGGGTGGGCACGGCTTCGGGCTGCACAGCTGCGCGCTGGCGGCAAAGGAGATGGGGGGGACGCTCACGGCGCACAGCGACGGGGTAGGGCGAGGGGCGGTCTTTACGCTGGAGTTGCCGGTAGCCGCGGCAGTATAGCCTGTGTGTTTTTTGTAGGCCGGAGCATTTTCGGCAGACAGGTCAGACAGGTCAGACAGGTCAGACAGGTGCCGCGTTCTCTTCGGTCAGCTGCACCTTCGCATTCCTGCTCATTTTCTTGATCTCATATTCTCTCCGCGATGCAGAGGACCGCGTGTGTCCTTTTTCACTGTACACGACCCGCAACGGGCGCCTGCCGCGGAAGTACTTCGCGCCCGCGCCGCTGGCGTGCTCGCTGAAGCGCCTTTCCACGTCCGTCGTGATCCCGGTGTAGAGGGAGTCGTCGGAACAGAGGATGATATACACCTGCCATTCTTCCATCACTTGCTCGCCACCTTTCCTACCGGAGCCAGATATACCGCGAACTCCTCATCTCCATCCACACCAAGAAGTTCATCGACAAGGGTCTGGTTGTACGCCGCTATCGCGCATGTGCCGGAGCCGATCGCTTCGCAGGCGAGGTAAAGGTTCTGGCAGACATGCCCGGCATCGATGGCGATGACCTTGTACGACGCCTCCCCATAACGCCACTCCGTGCGGTGTGGGATTGCCGTCCACATGAAGGTCACTGCCGCCTGCCCCGCGAAACGCTGGCCGTGACAGGCAGCGGCAACGCTCGCGGGGAGATTTTCCACGATGCGCACCCTGACCAGGGCGTGCTCCAGTGGCAGGTACCGATATATTCCGCTCTCCAATCCCTCGACCCTCATCACCGCCAGGTACGTCTCGAGCGGGTGACGGCACCCTGCCGACGGGACGGTGCGCAACACGGCGGCTTCGTGCACTTTCGCCCGTACTCCCTGAGTCGCCCAAAGGAGAAATGCCACCTCCTGCAGTGACAGCGGTGCGGAGGTGAAGCTGCGGCGGCTTTCCCTGTTTCCTATCGCGGTCTTCAGCTCGCACGGCGGGATGTCCCATTCTTCCTGCTTCGGGAGGGGAATGACGGAGGAATCGGGCGGCGCCGCTTTCTGAACCGGAGGGGGGAGCGTTCCGCGCGACTGCTCGGTGCCGCGGAAATCGACCTCTTCCCTGATGCGGTCGGTGAGGAAGTACCTGCCGATCTCTGTCGTCAGCGTCGGGTTGTTCTTCATTTCTCACTCCTCTCATTCAGAACCGTTATCGTCCGCAGATTACGCAGATTCACGCAGATTTTCAGAAGCAAAGACAGAAAGCCGGGTTTGAAACTTGTGCGGCGGGGCGCGGCGGAATATTACCCCGTTATCCGGTTGCTGTCCATCTGCTCTACCGCTGTAGGGCTGATCTCATTAAAATTGTTGATTTTACTGTGATGGCGCAGCAGGTTTTACCTTGTTGTTCCGCGCACTTGGCTGGTGCGGTTCGGTGTGCCGAAATGGCCGCCTCTGCCGGCCGGGGGCTGTTGATGTGTCGCGAGGGGCTCCAGTCCGGGGAGGGGGGGGCGGCTTAACTCCGGCGGCTGCTAAAAACCCCTTGACTTCGGCAAATCCTTTTTCATATTATTCACGAATTCTTTAAAGGCCGTGATGAGGAGTAGTAGCCTTCTCCTTCCCCTTGAGAGAGCCGGTGGATGGTGCGAACCGGTGGGGAAGCGGGTGAACTCGCCTCGGAGCCGCCAGGGTGAACGAGACGGTTGCATTGCAGCCGCTTGCTAGCTTTGGCCGACCGCCCGCGTTAAGGGCGCAAAGAGGTCCGCACAACGCGGATGAACGAGGGTGGTACCGCGGAAGCTTTCTAAAGCCTTCGCCCCTTGCTAGGGGCGGAGGCTTTTTTTTATTTGGACCACGACGTGCTGAGGTTCACCTTTTCCTGCGGGAGAGGCATATGGTGGGGGAGGGGCGCCACCTTCTTTGACCTTGGCAGCTTCACCACCCCCGACCGTTGCGGCAACGCAGGGGTATAATGACCATCGTACACAAGGAGGAGCGCATGAAAGAGACGCATCCGAGAACTATCAAGATTTTTGACACCACCCTCAGGGACGGCGAGCAGTCCCCCGGTGCCAGCATGAACATAGAGGAGAAGCTCCGCCTTGCCACACAGCTCCAGAAGCTGAACGTGGACGTCATCGAGGCTGGCTTCCCCATCGCCTCAGAAGGGGACTTCGAGGCGGTGCGCCGCATCGCGGAGACGATCAAGGGGCCGCAGATCGCTGGTCTGTGCCGCGCCGGGTTCAAGGACATCGACCGTGCCTGGGAGGCGCTGAAATCGGCTCAGGAGCGGGCGCGCATCCACACCTTCATCGCGACCTCCGACATCCATATGAAGTACAAGTTGAAGATGTCTCCGGCCGAGGTGCTCGACGCCGCGGTGAAAGGGGTGAAGCGGGCGCGCTCCTATACGAGCAACGTGGAGTTCTCCTGCGAGGATGCGGTGCGCACCGATCTCAAGTTCCTGGCAGAGGTCGTCGAGGCTGTCATCGACGCCGGCGCGGGGGTGGTCAACATCCCCGATACCGTCGGCTACACCATTCCGAATGAGTACTTCAACATCATCAAGTACCTGAAGGACAACGTGAAGAACATCGAGGACGCCGTCATCTCGGTGCACTGCCACAACGACCTCGGCCTCGCCGTGGCGAACTCCATCGCCGCAGTGCAGGCGGGTGCGGGGCAGGTGGAGTGCACCATCAACGGGATCGGCGAGCGCGCCGGCAACTGCTCGCTTGAGGAGTTCGTCATGGCGCTCAGGACCCGCGGCGACATCCTCCCCTTCAAGACGAACATCGTGACCGAGCAGCTCACCCCGGCCAGCCGCCTCCTGACGAACATCACGGGCCTCGTGGTGCAGCCGAACAAGGCGATCGTCGGCGCAAACGCCTTCGCGCACGAGGCGGGAATTCACCAGCACGGCATGCTGATGGACCAGTCGACCTACGAGATCATGACGCCGGAATCGGTGGGGCTCAAAGGGGGA
The DNA window shown above is from Geomonas sp. RF6 and carries:
- a CDS encoding GIY-YIG nuclease family protein, with protein sequence MEEWQVYIILCSDDSLYTGITTDVERRFSEHASGAGAKYFRGRRPLRVVYSEKGHTRSSASRREYEIKKMSRNAKVQLTEENAAPV
- a CDS encoding SagB/ThcOx family dehydrogenase is translated as MKNNPTLTTEIGRYFLTDRIREEVDFRGTEQSRGTLPPPVQKAAPPDSSVIPLPKQEEWDIPPCELKTAIGNRESRRSFTSAPLSLQEVAFLLWATQGVRAKVHEAAVLRTVPSAGCRHPLETYLAVMRVEGLESGIYRYLPLEHALVRVRIVENLPASVAAACHGQRFAGQAAVTFMWTAIPHRTEWRYGEASYKVIAIDAGHVCQNLYLACEAIGSGTCAIAAYNQTLVDELLGVDGDEEFAVYLAPVGKVASK
- a CDS encoding 2-isopropylmalate synthase yields the protein MKETHPRTIKIFDTTLRDGEQSPGASMNIEEKLRLATQLQKLNVDVIEAGFPIASEGDFEAVRRIAETIKGPQIAGLCRAGFKDIDRAWEALKSAQERARIHTFIATSDIHMKYKLKMSPAEVLDAAVKGVKRARSYTSNVEFSCEDAVRTDLKFLAEVVEAVIDAGAGVVNIPDTVGYTIPNEYFNIIKYLKDNVKNIEDAVISVHCHNDLGLAVANSIAAVQAGAGQVECTINGIGERAGNCSLEEFVMALRTRGDILPFKTNIVTEQLTPASRLLTNITGLVVQPNKAIVGANAFAHEAGIHQHGMLMDQSTYEIMTPESVGLKGGALVLGKHSGRHAFKKRLEELGYELSEENLNKAFTRFKALADLKKEVFDEDLDAIVADEVMRLDDKFKLSNITVTCGSFAVATATVQMEIDGEQVRTAELGDGPVDATFKAIRKLTSMDERLVQYNVGSITGGSDAQGEVSVRLAGGARTVVGRGSSTDIIEASAKAYINALNRLHLATFRDVEPL
- a CDS encoding trifunctional serine/threonine-protein kinase/ATP-binding protein/sensor histidine kinase produces the protein MTRESGERGKEELLFENGLARICRVPRRDGRGAVLTKEFLGQNALQRLYHERRIVERLGAVSGVPRLVEGETTAPATIALEDTVAVPLSALTGAALPETSLLLEIAQQVAEILADIHGAGVAHKNLSPASILWSPLEKRVFIVDFSLATTFADERPSFVHHREIAGFLPFLAPEQTGRTGRAVDYRADLYALGAVLYTLSTGAPPFAGDDPLQLIHDILAELPVPPSERNPSVPRGFSRIVTRLMEKEPDRRYQSAQGVAFDLVRLRETLLTGKTTDFPLRERDFPLRLSPPSRLVGRDTEISALHDAFDLAMHGRGGCLVIAGAPGVGKTALLNELRPIVAARRGWFVCGKFDQYRRDLEADAVRQSMGALGRLLLAEPEAQLAPLREKILREHGANAGITAFFIPELGAVLRRAPQTLSGDALQNKDRMVQSALEVFRAVASPERPLVLVLDDLQWAAPTPLGLVDALATENVPGLFMVCAYRDGEVDALHPLSPMLSRWAGCATPPRLLHLANLPPRDLTLLLRQMLRLEKEEAEGLAASVIARTGGNPYHTVEMINALRREGVLVVGESGWSWDAAAIRRYVGGGDLLDLLSSRIALLPQETQDLVETVACLGGKVTVPLLEAATALRGSQVEEYLVPALEDGLLVIESSESGGAVGFRHDRVQQAAYARMEHGARLALHLSLGRSLAPLPEFLILAAEQYLAALHLVQDPLECRRAVLLFRDAAAKTKNLNFTITQRIVAAALELLQRINNPEDTLLFLQMEREYHAALYSLARLDEADEVYRSIQMRSPDPVELAGAAWLQVCSLTNRGRAAEAVALGLGVLRTLGVAVPQQHELCGEIERGLDLLEKWGAQASVAEDLARGDVDDPRILAIARLINRMIPPSYFSGQEVTPWLFLVAQRLWVENGPCAALIGPLSHASFMTVAVREDFHTGYRVVRHAVAVSEARRYEPDTSQALFLFSLSSGVWFEPLEESFRLAQRSHEGLLQGGDLQNACFTYYSSIPAFFECADTLLEFTSMLEPCLAFSARTGNAQCLTAFNYYQEVADMLARGVAPKPSEPEMNGTVAAQRLFTRAMMTALLGNMAELVRYAGDAMQLLPYLAACYVTALFHLFQGLALAHRIRQDAGEARDALLAELALSREWLARRAADAPENFRHLVHFLDAERAWSVGEVRQALCAFEEAMTEAEMRRRPWHRALITERAALCHLDHGLERSGRHLLSEALSHYRKWGAEAKVLQLEERYPFLRAPRAVPRGEDSRYGVSSDQVDMLAILRGSQALSSETSLERVRAQVVELLGAMTGASGVSLVLWQEGSGWCLLPEEGEALPLEEGARERILPVAIFRYVERTREPLLVHDVKRDDRFAFDGYFFPLECCSVLALPILNQGVLRAVLLLENRLSRGAFTDEGLDAVKLLAGQLAVSLENALLYQKLEERVRQRTAELSAAQSELMATARQAGMAEIATNVLHNVGNVLNSVNISAGIVMHAMASSKSRELGKTVELVKEHSADLPLFLSHDPRGRLLPAYLEKLSRALDEEQRSVMGELSRLVGSVDHIKEIVAAQQSYARGTSLMEPTRVSDLVEDALRMNSGALQRHQVTVLKDFAEIPSVPLDKARVLQILVNLISNAKYAMDSHRTETALMTLRTEVVEGCLRISVADCGEGIAPENLLRIFSHGFTTRKGGHGFGLHSCALAAKEMGGTLTAHSDGVGRGAVFTLELPVAAAV